The candidate division KSB1 bacterium genome contains the following window.
GTAGCGGTCGCTGAACATTTACCCGATCAGTTGACCTACTTGGCATGCTACTATTCGCTTCAAATATTGTTCCTCAATCTGCGATCTATCGATGTGCTGAAGCTAAATTTGACCTCAGCAGAAGATCGGTATTCAATTTATAAGAATTTTATGCTTCAGACCGGGGCTGCCTTCCGGACTCTCACTGGCAATTATATGCAAAAATTGTTCGATCTGTTTTTCGGATCACAACCCGCTCCTGAGTTCGTCATGTTGGGCGTTGGAAGCTTGGCCCATCAGGATGATATCGATGTTGGGGTCATTGATGATGGTTCGCCAGCTCGGGTGCAACTCAACGCGGTGATCGGCAAGATCCGAAACGAGATGTTCAAGTGGGCCACAGAACTACACTTTTACTTGTCTGAGCACGTCGGGAGCCAGTTCTACAGCGCTTCGATTCAAGAATATCAGGACCTGCTGGATCGGCAGATTCAAGATTTTGTGATCATCAGTGAGATGTTGAATGCGGTTCCCATTCTCGGCAGCCAAAGGTTATTCGATCAGTTCGAACAGCAAATCACCAGCCGCTATCATTATCACAGTTTTCGGGATAACAAATTTCATGAGGGTTATCTGAGAGGTGTGCTGGGAGAAATCCGTTCGTTGCTGCTTCAGCCGATCAATGCAGAACGGCTTAACCCAAAAGACGATGCGCTGCGAATGGTGTCGATCAGCATCTTGGCAGCAAAAACCATTTTTCGCATCTATCGGGGGAATCGCTGGGATGTGGTCAGTGTCCTCACTCGTAAGGATAGCGACCGCAAGGCTCTCTACCTCGAACTGGAAAGGGTCCTTACATTTTTAGAGATATTCCGGCATCTGTATCAATTGTTCATCGGCCTTGAAGAAGATATTTATTTGGATGATCCAGCCACCCGCGAACAGCTTCAAGTCATTGCCAAGGCGATGGGATATGAAGACGTGGGAGCGATCAGTGCCTGGGATCATCTGTTGATCCATTACCATGAACATGTTGCGATCGCCAAAAAGATCTGCTCGCGACTGATCCAGGATGTTACCGATCATTTGAAATCGGTGAGCATCTTCTCCCCCAAATTGAAAGCCGCCTGGTATCCTGACCCATATCGGAGCTATCCAGGCAATCTGGCGATCGATTTTCTCCGTGATTCCCATTTTTTTAAAGGGGCAAAATTCTGGAACGACATTTTAGAGGCGTTGCAAGCTGAGGATAGCCATGTGCTGGAAAATTTTATAAAGGATTTTCGTCAGTTGCCCGAGCGGTATCAAAGAATATTGATTGATAAGTACGGCCAGGCTGCTCGAAATGCCGTATATACCATGATGTCATTCTTGATCATTTTATGGAACAAGAGAAAAAGTCTCGGCACTGAACAGCTCTGTTTTCAGCTCAATGAAGCGTTCCTCAATAATTTGCGGCAATGTGACGACCGATTGCTGCGATTGGTCAAAGTGTTCCATCAATATCCTGATCTGATCAACAACTACTTAAGTACGCTGCCAACAAACCAACAAGAAAAATTTTGCGCGTTGCTGGACCAATCACTTTGGGAGACAGAGCAACAAAGACTGAAGCATTTGCTAGTAAAATTATGTGAGATTCATTGCAACACCAGCCATTATTTTAAACGTTTTTTCATCCGAGTGGTATCGAAATATCCAATTTATATCCAGTACCTTCAGAACCCAGATCAGTTAGGGCAAATTGCCAAAGGGATCATTGGTCGTATCGATAGTCTGGGCAGTTTTGAAGAGCAAAAGCAATGGTTGGGCGATTATCATGATCTGGAATTCATGCGGGTCGGATTGGCAGCTCTGCAAGGTGAACCGATCGAGAAAATCGATGCCGAGTTCACTGAATTCTCCGATTCTTATTTGCAGGTGCTATTCGATATTTGTAAGCAAGCGGTTAACGAACGAATTGGCCAATATTTTCCCACACGAGACCTGATCGCCATCTATACGGCTGGTGGCTATGCGCGCGAACAAGCCTTTGATGATGATTATGACCTCATCATCTTATTGAATGAAAAGGATGATGAGATTCGCGAATACTGTAGTCGTATCGTCACCATGATGAACACCGAAATCGTGAAACGTGGCATTATGCCCCATTACCGTTTCGCCGACCACTTCGGGGATTATATTACGCTGATCGATGATCTGGATGAATTTCTGGCTAAAGAACATGATGAATCGTTTATCGACAAATCCCAATTGCTCGGCGCTCGGATGATCGTGGGAAGCAGCAAATTCCAACATCAGTTCGAACAGCGGATCATCGAGCGACACATCTATCAAAAATATGAACAGTACAAAATCCAGATGGTCCAGGAGATGACCTCCAGGCAGCGAGATAAAAAAATTACTGAATGGCATAACCTGAACGTCAAAGAGGCTGTCGGAGGGCTCCGGGATATTGAGATGCTGCTGCTGATCTACAAAGCACGTTATCGACTGACACAACCGGTGAATCGAAAACTGATGGAAACGATTTGCCAGATCGATTCCCGACATAAAGAAGATCTGTGCCAGCTAAATAAGCATTTCAATTTTCTCAAACAATTGAGAGATCTGTACCGATTAACAGTCTTCGCAGGAAACGATCTGAAGATCGAGTATCTGGAGCCGGCTGCAAAAATTATGGGGTATCATGATTCCCCCATGGAGAAAGCGGTCGATCGTCTGGTTTGGGATTATTATCTCACCACCGAACGGACGCATGAAATCATCGAGCGCCTGCTCGATGACCTGGAGCGATGAAGACATATTTTGATCGTGAGGTAGCTTCTAGTCATCATTTGAATCGCAGGCAAGTTTCCAAATAGCTGTGCGAAAAAGTTTAAGCAACTTGCATCGATACTTGAGTCAATTCCCTTGATCTATGAGCGAGCGATTACACAGTTTAAAAGCAAGATGTTTTTATATATCCAGATCTATTGGCTCAGCTTGATCATAAAATCTCTTTATGAAGCGATCTCTTGGTATGACAAGTTTGGCCAAAAGTTAGACAACGCATTTTTGAATCTGCTGATGGGACAAAGCAAAGGTCTTGAACTGGAATTGGCATTGCCCTAAAAATGAAATTCATTATCAGGAGTAATACAAAAGTTTATGAGAGATGTTCAGAACGATTTTGATTATCGGAATATCGAGATCAACAAGGTCGGAGTGAAAAATTTAAAGTACCCGATTGTATTGCTCGATAAGGCAAATGATAGGCAGCATACCGTGGCGACGATCAACATGTATGTGAATTTGCCACATCAATTTCGCGGAACGCACATGAGTCGCTTTATCGAGATTTTGAACAAATACCGGCGGGAAATCGACATTCACAATATGGGCGCTATTATGAAGGAGATGAAGGAGCGTCTTCATGCTGAATCAGCCCATTTGGAGATCGCTTTCCCCTATTTTATCGAAAAAAGCGCTCCAGTCTCAGGCGCGAAATCGCTGATGGGATATCAATGTCAATTGATCGGCGAGTTGAACCATCGTATCAAACTATCATTGGGAATTGAGATCCCAATTCAAACCGTTTGCCCTTGCTCAAAAGAGATCTCTGAGCGAGGAGCCCATAACCAGCGAGGCGTTATTCGTGTTCTGCTGCAATT
Protein-coding sequences here:
- the folE2 gene encoding GTP cyclohydrolase FolE2, translated to MRDVQNDFDYRNIEINKVGVKNLKYPIVLLDKANDRQHTVATINMYVNLPHQFRGTHMSRFIEILNKYRREIDIHNMGAIMKEMKERLHAESAHLEIAFPYFIEKSAPVSGAKSLMGYQCQLIGELNHRIKLSLGIEIPIQTVCPCSKEISERGAHNQRGVIRVLLQFKGFLWIEDVIEMLENCASGTVYSLLKREDEKFITERSYDNPAFVEDVVRNVALKLEQVDNISSYQVEVETCESIHNHDAYACIIKE